Part of the Bacillus cabrialesii genome is shown below.
TATCCGGAATGGGATGTTCACTGAGTAAATGCAGTTTATTTCGGGAAGCCAGAAAAGCTTCAAGCGCCAAAGAGGAATCAAAATAGTCGACAATTAGATTTTTGTGGCTTGATACAACCATCAAAATATCTTCAATGCCTGACTCCTTCAGTTCTTCGACAATATAATGAATCACGGGCTTAGATCCTACCGGAAACATTTCTTTCGGAATCACCTTCGTCACAGGCAGATTTCTCGTTCCGTATCCGCCGGCAGGAATGATCGCTTTTTTTATCATGTTATTTTCCCCTCAGCTCTTATTTATTACATGATATTCCATGAGCGCACCCCGATGTTTGTCCTTTTGAAATTAGGCGGAAGCAACTGGGCAGAAAGCGGAATCACGAACCAGCCCTTTTTTAATAGGATATTGATATATGACCAGTAATCTTGTAAAGGAGCTCAGGTGATGAAAATTTGTGTGGTTGGCGCCGGATATGTCGGTTTAACCTTATCAGCGGCACTGGCATCCATCGGGCATGACATGATATGCACAGACAAAGACGTCAAAAAAATCGAGCAGCTGAAAAATGGAGACATTCCCTTTTACGAGCCTGGGCTTTCTGATGCAGTAAACCATTGCGGCAATCTCTCGTTTTCTACTGAAGTGAAATCGAGCATGGAGGAATGTCCCGTCATCTTTATCGCGGTCGGGACCCCTCCGCGTTCGGACGGATCAGCAAATACGAAAGCCCTGCAATCTGTCATCAGCGATTTGAGCGATGCGATCAGATCGTATAAAACCATCATTACGAAAAGCACTGTTCCGCCCGGGACAAATGAAAACATAGCAAAACAGCTGATTGCCTCCGGAGTTTCTGAAAGATTATTTAACATCGTATCCAATCCGGAGTTTCTGCGGGAAGGCAACGCCTTGCATGACATGCTTCATCCTGACAAAACGGTTATCGGTGTTCAGGAAGGAGACCACGTATCGGCAGCAATCGTCAAATCCATTTACAAACCCATTGACACCCCTTATATCATTACAAGCTTAGCAGGAGCAGAGCTGATCAAATACGCCAATAACTTCTTCTTAGCAGCCAAAATTTCGTTCATTAACGAAATGGCACGCATATGTGAAGCCTATCAATCAGATATCTCAGATATTTCCCGCGCCATCGGACTTGACCCGAGAATCGGAGGACACTTTTTGCAGGCCGGCATCGGATATGGCGGCTCTTGTTTTCCAAAGGATCTGCAGGCGCTGCAATTCGCCGCCCAGGAACAAAACACGGAGACCTATCTGCTTCAAGCCGTACAGAACATCAATGACACCCAGCTCGGCCTGTATATCAAAAAAATAAAGTCATTCTTCGATACACTTCACGGCAAAAAAGCGGCTGTGCTTGGCATTTCCTTCAAACCGCATACTGATGACATCAGGAATTCTCAAGCCGTCAGGCTGATGGAAAGTCTGACAGAGCTGGGATGTCATGTTCATGCTTATGATCCCGAAGCTGTTCTTCCAGAACATTTGCAGCAACATGCGACTCAGCATTCTCAAGCTTTTGACGCGATAGAAGAGAGTGACTTTTTATTTTTGGCGACAGAATGGCCTGAATTTTTAGCATTAGATTGGAAAAAGGCTGCAAGCACGATGAAAGGGCGTCTTGTAATCGACGGACGCAACGTGCTAAAAAAAGAACTACTCGAGGCTTGCGGCCTGATCTGCACGGGAGTTGGCCGCCCATGAAAATACTCGTTACAGGAGCAGCGGGATTTATCGGCTCCCACCTCTGCGAAGAATTGCTAAAGGATGAAACACATCACGTTATCGGAATCGACGACTTTATCGGACCGACTCCATTTTCCTTAAAATTAAAAAACCTTGAAGTCTTGCTGCCAGAAAAACGATTTACGTTCATAAAGGAAAATCTGCTGACAGCAGATCTTTCTCCCTTGCTGGAAGGAGTGGACGTCATCTATCATTTGGCGGCCATACCCGGTGTCCGCTCAAGCTGGGGCAATCATTTTCACCCATATGCCGCACATAATATACAAGCGCTCCAAAGGCTCCTTGAGGCATGCCGGGAACATCCGGTTCAAACGTTCGTCTTTGCTTCCACCTCTTCCGTCTACGGCGAAAAACAAGGGAAAGTCAGTGAAGACGCGTCGCTTTCCCCTTTGTCCCCGTACGGCGTAACAAAGCTTACGGGCGAAAAGCTTTGCCATGTGTATCAGCAAAGCTTTGGCATTCCAATTGTGATTCTCCGTTTCTTTACCGTATACGGGCCGAGACAGCGGCCGGACATGGCTTTTCACCGGCTCATCAAGCAGCACCTTCTGCAAAAGCCGCTCACCATATTCGGCGATGGACAGCAGTCAAGAGATTTCACCTATATTGACGACTGTATCAAAGGCATCACCGCTGTTCTCGGGAAACCCCGCCTTATTGGTGAAACAGTGAATATCGGGGGCGCAGAGCGTGCCTCAGTCTTAAAGATTGTCTCCCTCATTGAAGACATTTCCGGTAAAAAAGCAACACTGCACTTTTCGGACAAAATAGCAGGGGAACCGAGCAAAACGTGGGCGGATATTTCAAAAGCAAAACAGCTCTTGCATTACGATCCCGCCACGTCCCTAAAGGATGGTTTGGCGAACGAAATCGCCTATTTATCGTCGCTGTATCAGGGGGAATGAAAATGAAGCTTGCCTTTATCTGTACAGAAAAGCTGCCGGCGCCCGCGGTACGCGGCGGCGCTATTCAAATGATGATTGACGGTGTCACGCCTTATTTCAGCAGCCGGTACGATCTCACCATTTTTTCAATAGAAGATCCATCGCTCCCAAAAAGAGAAACGAAAAACGGCGTACAATATATCCATCTGCCAAAAGAGCATTACCGCGAGGCGGTAGCCGAGGAGCTGCGAGCCTCTTCCTTTGACCTTATTCATGTGTTCAACAGGCCTTTAAATGTCTCTTTATATAAAAAAGCCGCACCAAACAGCAAGATTGTTCTGAGCCTTCACAACGAAATGTTTTCTGAAAAAAAGATGACCTTCGCACAAGGAAAAGAAGTAATCGCCAATGTCTCCATGATCACAACCGTCAGCGAATTTATTAAACAAACCGTCATTGAACGTTTCCCTGAAGCCGAGGACATCACAAAAGTCGTATATTCCGGCGTTGACATCCGCTCTTATCCGCCTGTCTGGACGATAAAAGGTTCGGCTGTCAGAGAGGCATACCGAAAAAAATACGGCATTGAGGATAAAAAAGTCATTTTATTCGCCGGCCGTTTAAGCCCGACAAAAGGGCCGCACCTTCTCATCCACAGCATGAAACGGATTTTGCAGCAGCATCCCGACGCTGTGCTGGTCATAGCAGGCGGGAAGTGGTTCAGTGATGACGGCGAAAACCAATATGTAACCTATCTGCGAAAGCTGGCGCTGCCATACAGAGAGCACGTGATCTTTACGAAATTCATCCCCGCAGACGACATTCCCAACCTCTTTCTGATGGCGGATGTATTTGTGTGCAGCTCCCAGTGGAATGAACCCCTCGCCCGCGTGAATTATGAAGCCATGGCAGCAGGAACGCCCTTAATTACCACAAACCGGGGCGGAAACGGCGAGGTCGTAAAACACGAAGTCAACGGCCTCGTTATCGACAGCTACAACAAGCCTTCTTCATTTGCGAAAGCAATTGACAGAGCCTTTACTGATCAACAATTAATGAACAAAATCACAAAAAACGGCCGTCACCGTGTAGAATCTTCATTTACCTTTAACCATGCTGCCAAACGGCTTAATGCCGTTTATGAATCGATTCTGGCACCGGAAAACAAACAATTTCCGCCGCCTTTTCTGACGCAAAACCTAGATTTATCATTTATAAACCAGCTTTTTGTGAAAGCAAAATCATAAGGCCTGCAGCTCGTGTTTCAATACGGGCTGTTTTTTCGCTGCAGGGCACATAAAAAAAGGCATAAAGCGATTTTATGCCTTGCGTTTTACAGTATGAGAAAACCATGGAGCTGGTGCTGATTCACTTGGAAGAATGATGATTTCTACTCTATCATCCTCCGCATGTTCAGGTTCTTCATCCAGTTCTTCATCCAGTTCTTCATCCAGTTCTTCTTCAATTGGCGGCGCTGAACGTTTGGAATCATGCTCTTCCTCAAGCTCTCGGATGGTTTCGAATTTCGTTTCTTCATCATCCATGACTTTGCGGTCCGTTTCCTTTTCCTTTTCCTTCTTTTCTTCTTGATGTTTGTTCGGTGCATTGTTAGGGAGCTCTCGGATGCTGCCCGCAGCCAAATGCTTCTCTTCTTCTTCCTTCTCGGCTGAGTTTGTGTCATGAGCCTGCCATCCCATCGATCCAGGCGGTGTAAATACGAATTGGTCGAGATCGAGTTTAGAAATAGAGGCTTTTTGTCTCGATGACCTCATGTCAATTCGCCTCCCGATACGCTTTTATTTTTTTATACAGCTCCGGCAGTTTATCCAAAAACGCATCTTTGGATTCTTCAACAGAAATCATATTTTGCAGCGCCCAGTTGTACTTCTCATCTGACCACGTTTTCTTTTGCTTCAAATAATACTTATGGCCGATTGCACAGAACAGATGCGGAAACGCGAGATCAATCCACAGCACCTCGTACTGTTTCTCTGTGAGCGGATACACTGCATCATAGGCTGCAAGCAGCTCCACCATGAAATCGATATCCCAGACAGAAAGCTTAACCATGACTTTATTCAGCAGAATGCGAAGATCTCTTGACGGCAAATCATAGGTAATCGAGTGAAGCTCCTTTAAAAAAGGCTCCCCGTCAATCTCTGTCAAACGCGCCAATGTAAAATCCTGAAAACAGAATCCGCCATGTTCATGCGTTTCTTTTGTCCAGTTTTCATACTCTGACTCATCAAGCGCTTGCAGAGCTTCTTTTCCTCTTGCCAGCATTTTATCAGCGTGTTTTAAGAAAGTTTGCGAAAATAAGTCATCAGGATAAGACGCCGCGATCTGCATATTCCCTTCTAATTCCTGCAGTTTCCACCGGTACAATTTATGCCATTTGCCAAGCCTGCTTCTTTTCTTGCTTTCATCTGTGCAAACATATCCTTTTGACGCATGATGAAAATGGCCGGCGAATGACATGACCTTTTTCATTTGCTCTGCATCATAGTAAATCATTTCTTTTCCTGTCACTTCGTCATATAAACTGTAAGAGACCTGATCCGTTCCTAAGCAGCTCCCGCCATTTTTTGTTTGATGAATCGGCGCTACCGGCAGCCCTTTCTCTTGTAAATGGGCATGTGCCTGAGTGATAAAAAGCATCCGCTCCGGTTTCATCTGCGCTTCTTTTAATAGCTTTGGGCCTTGATCGGTTTGTATCTCCCAGATTTTCCGCCCGCTTTTGTTTGATTTCAGCGCCACATGTTCGATCTGGAACGGATAATAGCTGAGAATATCGGACACAATCTGTTCTTCATGCTCTTTTTGGTACACTCTGTTCACCCCTTCTATCTGTTCTTTTCATACACGCTGAGCAGATTGTCCGCCACCCTCTGCCAGCCGAATTGGCTTTCTGCCTCTCGACGGCTGTATTTCCCAAGCCGTTCCCGTTTTTCCGAACTGCTGAGCAAATCATTGATATGTTCGGCATATTGTTTAGGATTTTCAAAATCATGAATGATGTAGCCGTTTTTTCCCTCCTCTATGACCTCTGGATTGCCTCCCCGATTGCTTGTAATAATCGGCAGTCCCGCAGCCATCGCTTCATAATGCACCCTTGCTAAAGGCTCCTGCCACTGCGAAGAGCACACAAATACATCTGACATGGTATAAAGGCGCGGAATGTCCTTTGGCTTCACAAATTGAATAAATGTGACATGTTCCTTTTGCATCGCACCCAGAGTATGAAGATGTTTGACATAGTTATTTAACTCGTTGTCTCCAAACCATTTTGACCCGATAAATACCATCATGACATCGGGATGCTCCTCGATAATGTCAGGCAGCGCCTGCAATAAAATGTGCGGGCCTTTTACTTTGCTGAGCCGGCCGACAAACAGGACAATTTTTTTGCCGTGAAGGTCCAGCTCGCTTCTCATATCTTCCCGAGCACGCTGCCCTTCTTTTGTCCAGCGGGGATGGTACGTCTTCAAATCCACACCGGAATACACCGTTTTTGTTTTTGATCGGGCTGAAGGAAAACGGCTT
Proteins encoded:
- a CDS encoding UDP-glucose dehydrogenase family protein, with amino-acid sequence MKICVVGAGYVGLTLSAALASIGHDMICTDKDVKKIEQLKNGDIPFYEPGLSDAVNHCGNLSFSTEVKSSMEECPVIFIAVGTPPRSDGSANTKALQSVISDLSDAIRSYKTIITKSTVPPGTNENIAKQLIASGVSERLFNIVSNPEFLREGNALHDMLHPDKTVIGVQEGDHVSAAIVKSIYKPIDTPYIITSLAGAELIKYANNFFLAAKISFINEMARICEAYQSDISDISRAIGLDPRIGGHFLQAGIGYGGSCFPKDLQALQFAAQEQNTETYLLQAVQNINDTQLGLYIKKIKSFFDTLHGKKAAVLGISFKPHTDDIRNSQAVRLMESLTELGCHVHAYDPEAVLPEHLQQHATQHSQAFDAIEESDFLFLATEWPEFLALDWKKAASTMKGRLVIDGRNVLKKELLEACGLICTGVGRP
- a CDS encoding NAD-dependent epimerase/dehydratase family protein: MKILVTGAAGFIGSHLCEELLKDETHHVIGIDDFIGPTPFSLKLKNLEVLLPEKRFTFIKENLLTADLSPLLEGVDVIYHLAAIPGVRSSWGNHFHPYAAHNIQALQRLLEACREHPVQTFVFASTSSVYGEKQGKVSEDASLSPLSPYGVTKLTGEKLCHVYQQSFGIPIVILRFFTVYGPRQRPDMAFHRLIKQHLLQKPLTIFGDGQQSRDFTYIDDCIKGITAVLGKPRLIGETVNIGGAERASVLKIVSLIEDISGKKATLHFSDKIAGEPSKTWADISKAKQLLHYDPATSLKDGLANEIAYLSSLYQGE
- a CDS encoding glycosyltransferase family 4 protein, which produces MKLAFICTEKLPAPAVRGGAIQMMIDGVTPYFSSRYDLTIFSIEDPSLPKRETKNGVQYIHLPKEHYREAVAEELRASSFDLIHVFNRPLNVSLYKKAAPNSKIVLSLHNEMFSEKKMTFAQGKEVIANVSMITTVSEFIKQTVIERFPEAEDITKVVYSGVDIRSYPPVWTIKGSAVREAYRKKYGIEDKKVILFAGRLSPTKGPHLLIHSMKRILQQHPDAVLVIAGGKWFSDDGENQYVTYLRKLALPYREHVIFTKFIPADDIPNLFLMADVFVCSSQWNEPLARVNYEAMAAGTPLITTNRGGNGEVVKHEVNGLVIDSYNKPSSFAKAIDRAFTDQQLMNKITKNGRHRVESSFTFNHAAKRLNAVYESILAPENKQFPPPFLTQNLDLSFINQLFVKAKS
- the cotS gene encoding spore coat putative kinase CotS; translated protein: MYQKEHEEQIVSDILSYYPFQIEHVALKSNKSGRKIWEIQTDQGPKLLKEAQMKPERMLFITQAHAHLQEKGLPVAPIHQTKNGGSCLGTDQVSYSLYDEVTGKEMIYYDAEQMKKVMSFAGHFHHASKGYVCTDESKKRSRLGKWHKLYRWKLQELEGNMQIAASYPDDLFSQTFLKHADKMLARGKEALQALDESEYENWTKETHEHGGFCFQDFTLARLTEIDGEPFLKELHSITYDLPSRDLRILLNKVMVKLSVWDIDFMVELLAAYDAVYPLTEKQYEVLWIDLAFPHLFCAIGHKYYLKQKKTWSDEKYNWALQNMISVEESKDAFLDKLPELYKKIKAYREAN
- the cotSA gene encoding spore coat protein CotSA encodes the protein MKIALIATEKLPVPSVRGGAIQIYLEAVAPLIAKKHEVTVFSIKDPNLADRETADGVHYVHLDEDRYEEAVGEELKNGRFDLVHVCNRPSWVPKLKKQAPDAVFILSVHNEMFAYDKISQAEGEVCIDSVAQIVTVSDYIGRTITSRFPSARSKTKTVYSGVDLKTYHPRWTKEGQRAREDMRSELDLHGKKIVLFVGRLSKVKGPHILLQALPDIIEEHPDVMMVFIGSKWFGDNELNNYVKHLHTLGAMQKEHVTFIQFVKPKDIPRLYTMSDVFVCSSQWQEPLARVHYEAMAAGLPIITSNRGGNPEVIEEGKNGYIIHDFENPKQYAEHINDLLSSSEKRERLGKYSRREAESQFGWQRVADNLLSVYEKNR